The proteins below come from a single Papaver somniferum cultivar HN1 chromosome 11, ASM357369v1, whole genome shotgun sequence genomic window:
- the LOC113323077 gene encoding uncharacterized protein LOC113323077, producing MPAKGSWGFSLFGNGSAADDKIVDGSVQNSLSPSLRLQLDKDVYRPGDLVSVTIEIHNPCNSTDNSETQHEDDDACSLLVERLGFEIKGTEKLDTQWFSMQRPFSGTKHRRGEQVFLDCSTPHVISNQIVSSGATKTYIVRTELPDSIPPSYRGTTIRYFYCVRTTLSGRFLALERGSRRDLMKETVLLEDRIPLQIWVSQKTSGLLNEDQSDGILQATTIPMDIYWKEKDSDSEWARANETSDGGEEGYDSSRDETSSVSSYNPSKGNLNKALGSSLSLQSAASRFSNKDVLHLQGERSSLSSYLALPHVSVAEVIYDSSGDVLSPDKKSHAVLSPSPSKQRKHPFSSGEDTIVPPIAETSEPVASEGFVRGRSYNIRLDDQVLLRFSPKNSDSTYYFSDMIGGTLTFFHEEGARRCLEVSITLETSETISQKFVHPSRRNAPVITKIQSDRYEVVADLVQTSFLFSIPMDGPMSFATPLVSVQWALRFEFFTTPKNVDWTRYEHPLLIEGRDKGEWVLPITVHAPPPRAQPAHTRSERPDSLGPIWNRN from the exons ATGCCGGCAAAGGGTTCATGGGGGTTCTCTCTCTTCGGTAATGGGAGTGCCGCTGACGATAAAATTGTTGATGGATCTGTTCAAAATTCACTCTCTCCTTCTCTGAGACTACAACTAGACAAGGATGTCTACAGGCCTGGGGATCTAGTTTCTGTGACTATTGAGATTCACAATCCATGTAATTCTACTGACAATTCCGAAACTCAgcatgaagatgatgatgcttgTTCACTTCTTgtggaaagacttggatttgaAATCAAAGGGACCGAGAAATTGGACACTCAATGGTTCTCCATGCAGAGACCATTTTCTGGAACAAAACACAGAAGAG GTGAGCAGGTTTTCCTGGACTGTTCTACGCCTCATGTCATTTCGAATCAGATTGTTTCCTCTGGTGCCACCAAAACTT ATATAGTCAGAACAGAACTACCTGATAGTATACCACCATCATACAGGGGTACAACCATTCGTTATTTTTACTGTGTTAGAACAACATTATCTGGGAGATTTCTGGCATTGGAGAGAGGTTCCCGTCGAGATTTGATGAAGGAAACAGTTCTACTG GAAGATCGCATTCCACTCCAAATATGGGTCTCTCAGAAAACTAGCGGCTTGCTTAATGAAGATCAAAGTGACG GGATTTTGCAGGCTACAACTATCCCGATGGATATATATTGGAAGGAGAAGGATTCTGATTCCGAATGG GCAAGAGCCAACGAAACATCTGATGGAGGTGAAGAAGGATATGACAGCTCAAGGGACGAGACGTCGTCTGTCTCATCCTATAATCCCTCGAAGGGAAATTTAAACAAGGCTTTGGGAAGTTCCTTGTCGTTGCAATCAGCTGCATCGAGGTTTTCAAACAAGGATGTTCTACATCTCCAAGGAGAACGCTCTAGTTTATCATCATATCTGGCACTTCCTCATGTATCTGTTGCTGAGGTCATATATGATTCTAGTGGTG ATGTATTGTCCCCGGATAAGAAGTCTCATGCTGTTCTCTCTCCAAGTCCTAGTAAGCAGAGAAAGCATCCCTTTTCCTCTGGTGAAGATACTATAGTTCCTCCTATTGCCGAGACTTCTGAACCTGTAGCAT CAGAAGGCTTTGTTCGAGGGAGATCCTACAATATCAGGCTGGATGACCAAGTGCTGCTCCGGTTTTCTCCTAAAAACTCAGATTCAACATACTACTTCAGTGACATG ATTGGTGGAACTTTGACTTTCTTTCATGAAGAAGGGGCTAGGAGGTGTCTTGAG GTCTCAATAACCTTGGAAACTTCAGAAACAATAAGTCAGAAATTTGTCCATCCTTCACGTAGAAATGCTCCAGTGATTACAAAG ATCCAGAGCGATCGTTATGAGGTTGTTGCGGATTTAGTACAGACAAGCTTTCTTTTTTCAATTCCCATGGATGGACCCATGTCTTTTGCGACTCCCCTAGTTTCCGTGCAATGGGCTCTTCGGTTCGAATTCTTTACCACTCCTAAGAACGTGGATTGGACAAG ATACGAGCATCCCCTTCTTATTGAGGGAAGAGATAAAGGGGAATGGGTACTTCCGATAACTGTACATGCACCTCCACCACGAGCTCAACCTGCTcatacaagaagtgaaaggcccGATTCTCTCGGACCCATATGGAACCGTAACTGA